The Columba livia isolate bColLiv1 breed racing homer chromosome 2, bColLiv1.pat.W.v2, whole genome shotgun sequence genome includes the window GTGCGTACTTCCAACATATGTGTAGAATGGCATCAGCTGCCTTCTGTCCAGCACAAGGActgtgaaagagaagagagaaagaagaatgagggCAGATAAAGACATGTCCAAATGAGAATGAAAactgctttgccagtttgcagGTTGAAATTTGCATGTCAGAAGCACAATGCTATccctttgtgttttttaaacaggtGTGAGGAGGACGGCTGCAACGGACTCCTCCGTCCACACGTTGTATGGTTTGGTGAAACCCTGGATCCTAACATTCTGACAGCGGTTGAGAAGGAGCTTGAGATATGTGACCTCTGCTTGGTGGTGAGTGCCACTTTTGTAACCTATCCTCTTAACCAGCAGGGAAGGCAAGCTAAATAGGTTGCACCTCCCAGGTAAAGGAGATGCAGCTGCACTTTCTTGAGGGAGCTAAAAGCACCTGAGGGACTCTCTAGTGTCAAGTGTACAACATTAAGACCATGAAGTTTAAAATTTTACATACACTGGGCATCTTGCTCAGCTGGTATCTGCTCTCTGCATTTAGTGTGCACACATGTAAAAGCTTCAAGTGTTAGAGGTTAGCTAATTTAAAAAGTTCCTCAAACAGTGAAAAACAGGATTATTTTGATGCTCAGTTTAAAAAGACGCTACAAAACCTAAGAACATAGCTAGCTGTTATCATATGCTCCATTTTTTGCAAGGTTGTTTACATGCCATGTAGGTTTTACACTGATGACCCCAAAACATTTGCTCAGAATATTGCATACCCCTCAGACAATAATCTCAAGTAACACAAGGGACatcttgtggggtttttatttttcttaaaagcaaagtCTAGCATTTTGTTTCTGGGATTTTTTCGTTCATCTACAGTTACAATCTCCAAACAGGCTTCTTTGGGTTGCATCAGAGAAACAATTCCTGATTCTTATGCTGTGTTAAATAGCTACATATGCAGTCACACTAAATATAGATACtgatttggtttcttttctgtagGATCTTCCATGCTTTAGTGGTTTTGCAGATCCAGTGTTCTGAGAATGGTCCTTACATTGCGGGCTGatttgtttttgtctgtttaaCTACTGGCCTGCTTGCTACACTCCTGATTTTttgccctgtccctgcaggttGGGACCTCCTCCGTGGTGTATCCTGCTGCTATGTTTGCCCCTCAGGTATCTGCCAGAGGAGTGCCAGTTGCTGAATTTAACATGGAAGCCACTCCTGCCACAAACAGATTCAGGTAAAGCTGTTCAGTCTTAAACTAGTAAGTTTTAGTCCCCTCCGTCTTTATTGACCTTTTCATtgaatttctgaaatgtttagaAAATTTTTTAACATACATGATCTAGTTCCCTCCCAGATGCTTAAGAAatatcacataatcacagaatggctggggttggaagggacctctggagatcatctagtccagtccacctgctaaagcaggttcacccagagcagatcacacaggaaggtgtccaggcgggtttttaatgtctccagagaaggagactccacagcctctctgggcagcctgttccagtgctctggcaccctcaaagtaaagaagtttctccacgggtttagatggaacctcctgtatttcagtctgtgcccgctgcccctcatcctgtcattgggatGCACTgaatattatttccttcttaaaagaaagagaagatgatTGTTCTTCCTTGCTGGAATTAACTTAGAAAAATACTCTTGTGTCTTAAGTGTGAAGCCTGGCTCTAGGTCCTAGCAGGCCTAAAACCCTTTATCTCACAGGCAGGACCAGCTGCCTTACCTGCATGTCAGATGCCCTCGGGCACCGCCAGAAGCAGCAGCGGTTGCTGGCGGTCGCTCGCCCCTTCACGCGGCCGTTTCCTTCCAGGTTTCACTTTCCGGGCCCCTGCGGGACCACCCTGCCGCCGGCGCTGGCCCGACACGAGACGGAGATCATCTCCTGAGCACCCGGGAGCGGCGGGCAGGGACGCACCGCACCGGCAGCTGCAGCCCGGCCTGGCGGGACCCAGCGCGGAGGGGCAGGGGGAgttggggaggggaaaaggggagaaagcGGAGGCGGCGGGTCTCGCCGGTCTGttccctcccctgctccctgcagcaaTAAATGGGGGGCGCGGCACGGAGCGAGCTGCCCCGAGCCCAGGCAGCCGTTCTCCGGCCTTTCTCtgtggaggagggaggggggaaggggaggagaggaTGGTGGCGGTTACAATCCGTTGGGCACGAGGGGGCGTGTCTCGCGGCCGTCATGGCGGGGCGGGGCGTCTTCTCGATGCGGGGGTGTGGTTGCTGGGGCGCGCATGCGCGCTGGCGGCGGAAGTCAGGGAGCGCTTCCGGGACTGGGCTCCGGGAGGGCAGCATGGGGGCCATGGCGCGGCGGAGAAAGGCGGCGGCCGCGGGAAAGCGCGGGCCGCCCGCCGCGCTTGTCAGCCCGGCTTCCTCGGAGGACGAGGCGCCGGAGGAGGTGTCCTTTGGCGTGGCGAGGGAGGCGGCCGAGACCCAACGGAAGCTCGTGGGGGAGGCGGCCCGGAGGTACGGACATTAACCCCTGCAAAAGCCACCCGTGCACGGCGCTTCCCCCCCAGACCCCTTGCCGCTTCCCCGTCCTCAGGCGGCGCTGACGGCGCCTCCCGCCTCCCCGCAGGCACCGGGAGCTGCTGAAGGAgaagcggcggcggcggcaggagCTTTTCGCGGAGCAGAAGGTACGGCGGCCCCCGCTCCCCGCGCCGGGCGGGCCGTGCCcccacagaatcacggaatgtcagggattggaagggacctcgaaagatcatccagtccaatccccctgctggagcaggaacacccagatgaggttacacaggaatgtgtccaggcgggttttgaatgtctccggagaaggagactccacaacccccctgggcagcctgttccagtgtctgtcaccctcactgagaagaagtttcttctctaatttaagtggaacctcctgtgttccaggttgcatccattaccccttgtcctaccactagttgtcaccaagaagagcctggctccattctcatgacactcaccctttacatatttataaacattaatgaggtcacccctcagactcctccaaactaaagagacccagctccctcagcctttcctcataagggagatgctccactcccttaatcatctttgttgccctgcgctggactctctccagcagttccctgtccttctggaactgaggagtCCGCCCCACTAACCGCGCTCTCCCTGCAGAGGCGGAAGCTGCTTCCCGAAGccgtgctgcaggagctggccGCCGCGCCGCCAGAACGGTGAGGGGGACACGGCGGGTGGGGAGAGGTGGTTCCAGGAGCGCTGCCTGTGGCACTGCGGCCCCATCGAGTCCTGGCATTGGGAGATTACAGGGGGAAACGGGACTCTTGGTTCTGCTCAGTGTCTCACCGAGGTGCCTGGGGAGTTACTGCCATGCGAGCCATAGTGGCTGTGGGTGAATGAATGCAGGGAGTGCATGCACTGGAAGGGTAaccctttgccttttccttcctccacagagCCGAGGAACAAGCTGCAGCTGCGAACACAGGTACAGCATAGCTGGCTTCGCTGGCACGGTGCTCGTCCCGCTACCTCAGCGTTCTGCCTCTGTGCTAGGGCTGCAGGGGGAAGTGCTTTGGTACAGAGACCTTTTGCAAGTGTGAAACAGGCTGAACAGATTGTCTGTTGCCAAGGAAAAATACCCAAAGGAGGGTCTGAAGCTGCATTTAAACTGATTTCTGGGCCTTTTACAAAAGTGTTTTGTGGTACAATGATTTCAGTTAGAATAGCCCaacatttttaaggaaataatgGGCAAGTGTTATAATAGAAAAAGCTCCTTCTTACTAGAGGAAGATTAATAGCATTTGCTTAAGTTACAAAGGCTATTTCTGTATACAGTTGTTAATTGCCTTAATACTTTACATATCATACTAGGATTTAATAGCATCTGTGAAAAAAAAGGTGGCTTTTTTCAAATTCTGAACTAGAAAATGAAGAGTATTCATGACTGCTGTTTGCTGGCCCTCTTCATCTGCATTTCAAAgtactttacaaaaaaaaaatgtttgtgttttgttttttttttttttaaaacagttgtgTGATCCATACATCACGTAACTATATAGCCAGCTGATATAACAgctactttttcttccttttattattgttttttttttttagaaaaatctgTTGTTGGCATAGAAAAGATATGAGCTcaggataggacaagggataatggttttaaagtaaaggagtgaagattcaggctagacatgaggaataagtggtttacaatgagggtggtgaaacaccggcccaggttgcccagagaggtggtagatgccccatccctggggacagtcaaggccaggctggacagggctctgagcaacctgatctggttgaagatgtccatgcttattgcagggggttggactagatgagctttgaaggtccctcccaacccaaaccatgctAATGATTCTTTGAGTTCTTGGTCTCCATGTACCTGGTGGTGAGGACGAATCCGAGGCTGGCTTCCCCTTTGCATGTTACTCGTAGCTGTTGTGTAGCACTGGAGTTTGTCCGGTGATGAAGCCTGTTCTGTGGTATTGATGCCAAGGAAGGGGAAGGCTGTCCAGGGGTACTTGGGGTAGTTCCTCCAAGGTGTGCTTTTTCTCTACTTGCTAACAGCCTATGTGGGCAACGCTTTCTAGCTCTTGATTCATAATGTTtgggaatttttttctgttttctattaaaTTTACTTTAGGTGAACTCTGTGGAGGTGGGGCTGCAAAGCAGAGCGAAGGCAAAGCCCAAAGGCTGGTGAAGAAAGTTGTGCAAAGGAAGGGTGCCAGGTGCGCTGGGAGAAGCAGAGGCAGGGGCTCTATTGCCGTGTGGTGACACTGCTGCTACTTCTGCCTGGGGAGGGGGCACCACGGAAGAAGCTGTTCTGTCACTGGGTGGCTGTACTCTCTGCTTGatgttccctgtccttcctctgATTGAAAGCGTATTTATGTGCTGTAAGCACCTTTAGTATGCTTCTGATATGGCATACTTGtaaaagatatatataaaatctataatataaataatttttaagttaaTTGGTATGAGATAACTGAGCAGCCATAAGCACAGCAGAAGACattctgttatctatctctgcAGGTCTTGCTGTGGAGCTCTGAGTTCCTgcattcaggtttttttctttgtttggttttggtttttttccccctttgtttCTCTGCCACTGCTGTGTGCAGTAGGCTCTGGTAGGACTAGTTCCAGACTCCCAAGGAATTCCTCAGGGCATATAAAGGTACAGGATGACAGGTTGAGAGCCTTGGCCCAGTTTTTAATACGCTACAAACCTTGGCTGAGCATCAGAAACCAGCACCAGCTTCTGTTGTGCTCAAGCAGCAAAGCACTGACGTTTGTCTGTTGTTCTGAGTTCTATTACTATACTACAGGTATTTACATCACTGTATTTAATTAACTAGGTCAAAAGGAAACTATGTGGCTGTGCGCTTAAAAGATCAGACTTTGGAAGGCCTCCACCAAAAGCTCGCCCGAGACTTTTTAAGCACTCATCTCTATGGACCAGGCACCAACCGGGTAGGGGGTAAGCGGTTTTCCTTAGGTGGGTCTGCATCAGGATGTGTTAAACTTTGTAATTAACACTCATCTCTATTTCAGcaaatgaatttttttcccttgaaaataagaaaaacccAGTTAGAAAAGCTGCCGTTCAGTTTGTGGACAAATCTTGGGGTGAGTATATAAAGTCAAAGTAGGTACTGCTTTAAACCACATTATGCATACAGTTGcttgggtttgttttaaataaagttttccCATGCTAGCGGGCTGTGACTTGCTCCATTCTCCCTCGAAGAACCTGACAGTAAGGGAAGGGCTGTGGAACACTACAGCCTGTTTGGGTGTGAGAAGGGTATGTGAGACCCAACTTGAAAAAATGACCTCGTTTTTTGATACATTAAGAAACAGCATCTGGGCCTAGAGGCAGGTTTACTTGCCAGAATAAATACTTTACTAATTGTTTCAGCCTGCAGCCTCTGAGCCCTTGGAAGTAGTTTCAGATGTGTGTGAAACTTAAAGCAGGGATGCCAAGAACCCAGAACTTGTGTTTTGAATACAGGGGAATGGTGCCTGTTTCTCCTTATAAAAGTGACATTACAGAAAGGAATGGGGACAGCCACACGAACACCCTCTGGGGGGCTCATGGATACTAGAAGCCAAAGTTACTGATACTCAGTGGGCAGCATCCACTTTTCAGTTGTGCTTCACAAGTGCTGCTGTACCCCCCACTTTTGGAAGAGGATGGACACAAGTTGGTAACCAGCCAGTGAAAAGCACCTTGCGTATGTGAAATAGAATAGGAAGTTTATCAGCTTTCCAGTCAGTTCTGTTCTGAAATGCTGCAGTAATCAAAGGATTGCCGCTTCTTGAGTAGATGGGctaaggaaataataattttcttctttttttgttgtttttttaagggCAAGAAAAGAAGCTAAAAGCAGCAAGGTTTAAACAACGTTGGCTTGCAACACAGATTAAAAAGCAAGTATGAAGACAGCTGTTTCAGAAGATGCAATTAAGAACTTCTACTGTGTCTCTCCAcacaaaggtgttttttttccccccactgcTCCATCACTGCTGCTCTTTCAGATCTAGGCAACAGCCACCAGCAGGCACTAACCTTCAGCAAGCTGTGCCTGAACTGACCGTGCCAttctcttccctccccctttCAGGAGAGGTGAGAGAAGCTAAGAACCAGCTGGGCCAGGGTAGTGACTGTGTATCCTTAATACTGTTTGAGAACAGCTGGTGTTCTGGCCAGGCTGGTAGAGCTGCCCCCATGAGGAAGCTGTTTTGCAGGGAATAAAGATTAACAGTGTTGTACTTATTGTTCTGGAAGCCGCATTTCTTACAGCAATCAATTATTCCTGCTTTTCCAGTTACTAGCAGCACTGAGGCAAGACTTGCTTTCTGCAAGAACACAGTAAACCTTTCCCTTTTGACAACCTGGCTGCTGCAGTGCTCAGAGGCAGGCAAGTGGCATCCCTGGTTCAACTGGCCACTTGCCTGCTGAATTTGGAGGTTTCCCTGAGAACCAGTGTTCTAGGATAGAGCTCTAGAGCCCAGAAACTGTAGCATACAAGCCCATGCTACCATGTATGTAGAAGTAAGTTTTTAATGGCTGGTTAATTATGATATCACTACATTTTATTGCAATATAGTACTATTtgaagcacttttaaaaatgcaaggtGTACAAAGATTAAATTAAGACTGTAAATTGACTAAATATTTGGTTTTTATATAAATAGGTCATAACCACACTGTGTTGACATGTAATACTGTTATAATACAACAGTTAAACTGGTGAGTCTACACAACAGAAGCTGTCTGTAGttaaacaaggaaacaaagttGAAAAGAccatgttaaaacaaaaaactactaAGATCAACAGGTTGGGATTGTAAGTAGCAACAAACATATTCACTCAGCTCCTGAGTAAttcaagttttacagtacacattaaaaaatatcatttcTTCCCATCAACACTATATATCCAAACCATCAGGTGTTTATGCATTTTGCAAATTACACTGATTGAACTATGTAACAATGGGGGTGGAGGTTGGCAAGTCATCCTGCTTTGACATTGACGTCACCCACATGCTAAATAGATCCAGGTTTTCTAGTCCGTCCCACCACAAGGTAGCaggatttttggtttgttttggacAATCGTTCAAAGGATTGGTTCTTGTCAGTTTGGATGTCTGACATTATCAGTGATATTTTCAACTCTTAGCTGTCTAAGAGGTCTGAAGATGGAAATTTTCTCCTAACACTAAGTTAGAAATCATTTGCATCATGCTGTAAACTAGGAAGCAACATAAAGCGACAGACTTGTCCTTAGTACATAATTAAAATTCCAAATTCCAGTCAGCAGAGCTGGACTACTTTCCATGTTGAATATGCCACACCACCTTTCAGATCTTCAAATGCATAGCTAGTGTAGGTAGTCTTCCACTGTGGCGAACGCGCAGGATCCGATTCCTGATCGAGCCATCAATCCTAGACACTGTGATGCTTGTCCCATCGCTAGGGCGAGTGGTGGTTGCTTTGGCAGATTGTGAGTCTCTGAAAGAGAATTGTGGTGGCAGTTAAATACCTGATTAATGTCATAGCAATGCACTGAACACTTACATTTTAAGCTTGTTTATAAAGTTGTTTGAAATTCCTGTATTTACTTGCCAAGTTTGCTCTTAGAGCAAGACAGGACAAACCAACTGATTTTGAAATGCCCTGCACAGCACCATTACTAACAGGCCCATTTTTGctttgaacaacaaaaaaagatgcTGACATCTGTTACATTACCATGCCCCCCCTACACCACCCCTCTCTCTTTTAGTAAAAACTAGAGCGTACCATAACATTGCTATGCTCTGTTAGTGACACAGCCAGCCCAGTCCTGAGTGCAGCAAATGATGTGAGCAGCAGTGCTACCTGACTAGAATGAAAGGAGAAGGCCCCCAGGCTTTACCCACCTAGTATTGCACTATTCAGTACAGAGCACACAGGTTCTCTTTGTATCGGGTCAAGCTGGTTTCCGACAGGGCTGCTCCAGGGATCGGAATATGCAAGTAAACTGAATGCATCCTACGGAAAGATGAGGTTTATTACATCTCACAGCTATATTCCACTAGTGAAAACTAGGACTATTTTCATCACCTGTTGGGACTCCAAATCACAAAGGCTGTGTCCATCAATACAAAATGATAAAAAGAAACTGTAACAGGAATTGTTCCATTTTGAGCAAGCAGAACAACAAAAGTTGGCAGTACTTTAATAAGTGATGGGGAAAGATGAAATAGACTGCAAATTGCATGCAGTTAGTCTTTGGTAAGGGAATCCTTTTCCAGAGCAGTCTCAAATCAAGGTAAACTAATTAACACACAAGAATACAACAGAGAGCACATTTCAGGCATCTGGATCAATTATCTTTGCAGTTCATTTATCATTAGagctgaaaacagcatttcaatTCAAGAGGCCAAACTGCACAGTCAGAAATGAGATGGAGGGAATTGCTAAATTAATCTCTGGTTTTAATTGTATTACAGCATGCAATTATCTTCTCTGTGAACGTGCTACACAGACAAGACAGGAGACAGTGCTACACCACAGCTGATTAGAGCACTGCTctcagaccaaaaaaaaattgctaaagCTACAGCAGGGCAGTATTTTGACACAGCGTGCTGGGGACACAGTTTCTGCTGGGCAGCACAGTTAACACCACAATTTCAAGAGGAAACGTACCTTCAGCATTTTCttatttgctgtgtttttgcCACATTCTCTTCTTAGTTGCTCACTCATTGCTTGCAATTCTCTTCCGAAATGGATCATTCTTTCAATAGCCGCTTGGCTGCCACCACACAGCTGACGTCTTAACTGGCTTGAATCTACTTCTGCAAAAATGATATCGTCATCACCACTGCTAACAGAGCTGGCAATAACAATCTACGGATCTAGAGAACCCACTGATTTCACTCAAAAGACATCTGCCTTCCCAGAGAGAAAGTACATTGGGCCAGAGACCTCAGCACAACGTGCTCCTATACTGAGCACTGTTCAGTTGCTCCTTTATAAACACAGAGACTTAGCTAACAGCAAAGGCTGCCCACACACACAGTTTATTTTGCAATGGTTAATTTTTAACTAACTAGATGATAAGCCAAGTTTTACCCTAAAATTTGATGGGAGTTTAAAATGAATAACAACAATTAAGCCCACAGTTCtactttttcagttctttgccATTGCACTTCTAAAGAGACACCAAATCCAGAACGGCTAATAGAGGGTAAAAACCACTCAACTTCCCAAACAGCCATGATGGATGTTCCTACAAGATGATCATTTTGACTGTTTGGACTCCTTgtagaataaattattttaaagatctGGACATTCCAGGCTTCTTTTGTAATCAAGCAGAGCACTACAACAGATTTATTTAATGTTTGCTACAATATTACCCCATAGTAGGGATTTTAAGCGTTATTAA containing:
- the NOL7 gene encoding U3 small nucleolar RNA-associated protein NOL7 — encoded protein: MARRRKAAAAGKRGPPAALVSPASSEDEAPEEVSFGVAREAAETQRKLVGEAARRHRELLKEKRRRRQELFAEQKRRKLLPEAVLQELAAAPPERAEEQAAAANTGELCGGGAAKQSEGKAQRLVKKVVQRKGARSKGNYVAVRLKDQTLEGLHQKLARDFLSTHLYGPGTNRVGANEFFSLENKKNPVRKAAVQFVDKSWGQEKKLKAARFKQRWLATQIKKQV